One genomic region from Listeria monocytogenes encodes:
- a CDS encoding ribonucleoside-diphosphate reductase subunit alpha, whose product MKWGLQMTTYIVKDGGNRKLPFDKSRLDGYLEKIHEEFPKLDLEDYKRKVFNFVEKKEDYAADELVDYLIREAEARTDIHIPEWEHFAARLYLNKLYKKASKNRFYNDDDKYGSYVGLQESLGERGIYSGNILKNYSKEDLIAAGKLIDPEKDKLFTYNGLYLLATRYLATDSERNVYELPQERWLTIALYLMQNEPKEKRMKLVEEAYWALSNLYMTVATPTLANAGKVGGQLSSCFIDTVDDSLQGIYDSNTDVARVSKHGGGVGAYLGYVRSTGAAIRGVKGASGGVIPWIKQLNNTAVSVDQLGQRKGAIAVYLDVFHKDIESFLDLRLNNGDQRLRAHDVFTAVCIPDIFMEAVERRGEWYLFDPHEVKAKKGWYLQDFYDESKGEGTFREKYEELVADETISKKIVKAIDIMKRIMMSQLETGNPFMFYRDEVNRMNPNKHEGMVYSSNLCTEIMQNMSPTKMIQEIISGDQIVITKQAGDFVVCNLSSVNLGRAVVAEEGTLERLIEVEVRMLDNVIDLNELPVPQATITNQKYRSIGLGTFGWHHLLALKNIAWDSEEAEKYADELYEQINYLAIRASNKLAQEKGAYKVFKGSDWNTGEYFARRNYNSPEWQELAKEVAEKGLRNAYLVAVAPNMSTAQIAGSTASIDPIYSAFYYEEKKDYRRPVIAPDLNLSTYPYYEKGAYKVDQFASVRQNGRRQRHVDQSLSFNFYVPSGIKASKLLELHMTAWNEGLKTTYYVRSNDIDVEECEWCSS is encoded by the coding sequence ATGAAATGGGGATTGCAAATGACAACTTACATAGTAAAAGACGGGGGAAACAGAAAGCTACCTTTTGACAAAAGCCGATTGGATGGATATTTAGAGAAAATCCATGAAGAATTTCCGAAACTTGATTTAGAGGATTACAAACGTAAGGTTTTTAATTTTGTAGAGAAGAAGGAAGATTACGCGGCTGACGAATTAGTCGATTATTTAATTAGGGAAGCAGAAGCTCGTACAGATATTCATATTCCTGAATGGGAACATTTCGCAGCACGCCTTTATTTAAATAAATTATATAAAAAAGCAAGTAAAAATCGTTTCTATAATGATGATGATAAATATGGTTCGTACGTTGGACTACAAGAGAGCCTAGGCGAACGTGGTATTTATTCTGGCAATATTCTAAAAAATTATTCTAAAGAAGATTTGATTGCAGCAGGGAAATTAATTGACCCTGAGAAAGATAAATTATTTACGTATAATGGTTTGTATTTACTTGCGACGCGTTACTTAGCGACTGACTCTGAACGTAATGTGTATGAGTTGCCACAAGAACGTTGGTTAACTATCGCACTTTATTTAATGCAAAATGAACCAAAAGAAAAACGGATGAAACTAGTAGAAGAAGCTTACTGGGCTTTAAGTAATTTATATATGACCGTTGCAACACCGACACTTGCAAATGCTGGAAAAGTTGGTGGTCAATTGTCTAGCTGTTTCATTGATACAGTAGATGATAGCTTACAAGGTATTTATGACAGCAATACAGACGTCGCTAGAGTTTCTAAGCACGGTGGCGGTGTTGGTGCATATCTTGGTTACGTTCGTTCAACAGGAGCTGCTATCCGTGGCGTAAAAGGTGCAAGTGGTGGTGTTATTCCTTGGATTAAACAATTAAACAATACGGCAGTGAGCGTGGACCAACTAGGTCAACGTAAAGGCGCAATTGCAGTTTATTTAGATGTTTTCCATAAAGATATCGAGTCTTTCCTTGATTTACGTTTAAACAATGGAGATCAACGTTTACGCGCACATGATGTATTTACGGCTGTTTGTATTCCTGATATTTTCATGGAAGCTGTAGAGCGTCGTGGCGAGTGGTATTTATTCGATCCACATGAAGTAAAAGCGAAAAAAGGCTGGTACCTACAAGATTTCTACGATGAATCAAAAGGCGAAGGTACTTTCCGTGAAAAATATGAAGAATTAGTTGCAGATGAAACAATTAGCAAAAAAATTGTTAAAGCTATTGATATCATGAAACGTATTATGATGAGTCAATTAGAAACAGGGAATCCATTCATGTTTTACCGTGATGAAGTAAACAGAATGAACCCTAATAAACATGAAGGCATGGTATATTCTAGTAACTTATGTACAGAAATCATGCAAAATATGAGCCCAACAAAAATGATCCAAGAAATTATTTCTGGAGATCAAATCGTCATTACAAAACAAGCGGGAGATTTTGTTGTATGTAACTTATCTTCTGTAAACTTAGGTCGTGCGGTTGTTGCGGAAGAAGGTACTTTAGAACGTTTAATCGAAGTAGAAGTACGTATGTTAGATAACGTTATCGACTTAAACGAACTCCCAGTACCACAAGCAACTATTACAAACCAAAAATACCGTTCTATCGGTCTTGGAACATTTGGTTGGCATCACCTGCTTGCTCTTAAAAATATCGCTTGGGACTCAGAAGAAGCGGAGAAATATGCCGATGAATTATATGAACAAATTAACTATTTAGCTATTCGCGCTAGTAACAAATTAGCGCAAGAAAAAGGTGCTTACAAAGTCTTCAAAGGCAGTGACTGGAATACAGGAGAATATTTCGCGCGTCGCAACTATAATTCACCTGAATGGCAAGAATTAGCGAAAGAAGTAGCAGAAAAAGGCTTACGTAATGCGTACCTTGTTGCTGTAGCGCCAAATATGAGTACAGCTCAAATTGCTGGATCCACTGCTTCAATCGACCCAATTTACAGTGCTTTCTACTATGAAGAGAAAAAAGACTATCGTCGTCCAGTAATTGCACCAGACTTAAACTTAAGCACATACCCGTACTACGAAAAAGGTGCTTACAAAGTAGACCAATTCGCAAGCGTTCGTCAAAACGGTCGTCGTCAACGTCACGTAGACCAATCACTAAGCTTTAACTTCTATGTGCCAAGTGGTATCAAAGCAAGTAAATTACTTGAACTACACATGACTGCTTGGAATGAAGGACTAAAAACAACTTACTATGTCCGCTCCAACGATATCGATGTAGAAGAGTGCGAATGGTGCTCAAGCTGA